From the genome of Lawsonella clevelandensis, one region includes:
- a CDS encoding Re/Si-specific NAD(P)(+) transhydrogenase subunit alpha, with the protein MVSAQRPRIGVVRETVPGERRVALVPKVITQLIGKGLDIVVESGAGEAALLPDSAFEAAGAVIGNPWDCDVVVKVAEPSSKEIAKLAAGTRLIGFLNPRSQENQIGELKAKGVEAYAMEAIPRISRAQVMDALSSQNNVAGYKAVLVAADQLTRFFPMLTTAAGTVKPATVMVLGVGVSGLQALATARRLGARTIGYDVRPEVAEQVKSVGAKWLDLGIEAAGEGGYARELTDEEKALQQERLAAAIGDADAVITTALVPGRRAPILVTADAASRMKPGSVIVDLAGETGGNCELTEPGETVVKNSVTICSPLNLPATMPEHSSELYAKNIQALLELMLNDEGAIAPDFEDEILAGACVTRDKEA; encoded by the coding sequence ATGGTATCGGCACAACGGCCACGCATCGGTGTGGTCCGTGAGACCGTACCGGGAGAGCGTCGTGTGGCGCTCGTTCCCAAGGTCATCACTCAACTTATTGGAAAGGGACTGGACATTGTCGTCGAGTCCGGCGCCGGTGAGGCGGCACTTCTCCCGGATAGTGCATTCGAAGCCGCTGGCGCTGTTATTGGAAACCCCTGGGACTGCGACGTTGTCGTCAAGGTGGCAGAACCTAGCAGTAAGGAAATTGCGAAGCTTGCTGCCGGCACCCGGCTCATCGGCTTCCTGAACCCCCGTTCCCAGGAGAACCAGATTGGCGAGCTCAAGGCCAAGGGTGTCGAAGCCTACGCCATGGAAGCAATTCCGCGTATCTCCCGCGCCCAGGTGATGGACGCACTGAGCTCCCAGAACAACGTCGCTGGATACAAAGCCGTGCTCGTTGCAGCTGACCAGCTCACCCGCTTCTTCCCTATGCTCACCACCGCTGCTGGCACCGTGAAACCGGCCACCGTAATGGTGCTTGGTGTGGGTGTATCTGGCTTGCAGGCCCTCGCCACTGCACGTCGCCTTGGTGCCCGCACCATTGGCTACGACGTTCGCCCAGAGGTTGCCGAGCAGGTGAAGTCCGTTGGCGCCAAGTGGCTCGACCTCGGCATTGAAGCTGCTGGTGAAGGTGGCTACGCCCGCGAGCTCACCGACGAAGAGAAGGCCCTCCAGCAGGAGCGTCTAGCTGCTGCCATTGGCGATGCAGATGCGGTCATCACCACCGCCCTCGTCCCTGGCCGTCGCGCCCCCATCCTGGTCACGGCAGATGCCGCTTCCCGCATGAAGCCCGGCTCCGTCATCGTCGACCTAGCTGGTGAGACTGGGGGCAACTGTGAACTCACTGAACCCGGTGAGACCGTTGTCAAGAACAGTGTCACCATCTGCTCCCCGCTGAACCTTCCGGCCACTATGCCGGAGCATTCCTCGGAGCTCTACGCCAAGAACATCCAGGCTCTCCTGGAACTCATGCTCAACGACGAGGGTGCTATTGCCCCCGACTTCGAGGACGAGATCCTTGCTGGTGCCTGCGTCACCCGTGACAAGGAGGCCTAG
- a CDS encoding NAD(P) transhydrogenase subunit alpha — protein MSANDLLLLVALIVLAGFVGFAVISKVPNSLHTPLMSGTNAIHGIVVLGAMWVLGSVDLTSDSTGMNVALGIILFVAVIFGTLNVVGGFVVTDRMLEMFKPKDRQPIEEAQD, from the coding sequence ATGTCTGCTAATGACCTGTTGCTCCTTGTAGCCCTCATCGTGCTCGCCGGCTTCGTCGGCTTTGCGGTGATCTCCAAGGTCCCCAATTCCCTACACACCCCCCTCATGTCCGGCACGAACGCCATCCACGGCATCGTCGTGCTGGGTGCCATGTGGGTCCTCGGTTCCGTGGACCTTACCTCTGACAGCACCGGCATGAACGTCGCTCTTGGCATCATCCTTTTCGTGGCCGTCATCTTCGGTACCTTGAACGTCGTCGGCGGCTTCGTCGTTACCGATCGCATGCTCGAAATGTTCAAGCCGAAGGATCGTCAGCCGATTGAGGAGGCTCAAGACTAA
- a CDS encoding NAD(P)(+) transhydrogenase (Re/Si-specific) subunit beta, which translates to MTIAANLLYIVAFILFIYGLSGLTGPSTAVRGNKIAAVGMVIAFVGTILKLIGKEMAHDGNYTVNWILIVVGLVIGTAIAVPVARKTKMTEMPQLVAMFNGLGGGTVGLIALTEAMEYRGFDGTLIAEEAGAASSSAVLTTTVIVGSILAAIIGSISFWGSIVAFAKLQGLIPGRPIGLGKAQQIVNAVLFLAAVAFAIVIGVNVGTFANVWWMLGIIIVSAALGLMLVLPIGGADMPVVISLLNAMTGLSAAAAGLAINNTAMIVAGMIVGASGTILTNLMAKAMNRSVLNIVAGGFGGDSAAVAGGAADRGPVKSTSAADVAIQMAYANEVIVVPGYGMAVAQAQHAVKEMAALLAEKGVPVKYAIHPVAGRMPGHMNVLLAEAGIDYDAMKEMDEINGEFSRCDVALVIGANDVTNPAAKDDPSSPIYGMPVLNVADSHSVIVSKRSMNSGYAGIDNPLFYLPQTSMLFGDAKDSVDAIVEELKGM; encoded by the coding sequence ATGACTATCGCAGCTAACCTGCTCTACATTGTTGCCTTCATTCTCTTCATCTACGGTCTCTCCGGCCTCACCGGACCGTCCACCGCCGTCCGCGGTAACAAGATCGCCGCTGTCGGTATGGTGATAGCCTTCGTCGGTACCATCCTCAAGCTCATCGGCAAAGAGATGGCCCACGACGGCAACTACACTGTCAACTGGATCCTCATCGTGGTCGGTCTCGTCATTGGTACCGCCATTGCAGTGCCGGTTGCCCGCAAGACCAAGATGACCGAAATGCCGCAGCTCGTTGCTATGTTCAACGGCCTCGGTGGCGGAACCGTGGGCCTCATCGCCCTCACCGAAGCCATGGAATACCGCGGCTTCGACGGCACGCTCATCGCAGAAGAAGCTGGCGCCGCTAGCTCCTCCGCAGTGCTCACCACCACCGTCATCGTCGGCTCCATCCTCGCCGCCATCATCGGTTCCATCTCCTTCTGGGGTTCCATCGTTGCCTTCGCTAAGCTGCAGGGCCTCATCCCCGGTCGCCCGATCGGCCTCGGTAAGGCGCAGCAGATTGTTAATGCTGTGCTGTTCCTTGCCGCAGTGGCCTTCGCCATTGTTATCGGCGTCAACGTGGGAACCTTCGCCAACGTCTGGTGGATGCTGGGCATCATTATCGTCTCCGCTGCCCTCGGCCTCATGCTCGTGCTGCCCATTGGTGGTGCTGACATGCCGGTGGTTATCTCCTTGCTGAACGCTATGACGGGTCTTTCCGCTGCAGCTGCCGGCCTGGCGATTAACAACACCGCCATGATCGTCGCGGGTATGATCGTCGGCGCGTCCGGTACCATCCTCACCAACCTCATGGCGAAGGCCATGAACCGCTCTGTCCTCAACATCGTGGCCGGCGGATTCGGTGGCGACAGCGCTGCTGTCGCCGGCGGCGCTGCTGACCGTGGCCCGGTGAAGTCCACCTCTGCCGCTGACGTTGCCATCCAGATGGCCTACGCTAATGAAGTTATCGTCGTCCCCGGCTACGGCATGGCCGTCGCTCAGGCTCAGCACGCCGTCAAGGAAATGGCTGCCCTGCTGGCCGAAAAGGGCGTTCCGGTGAAGTACGCCATCCACCCTGTGGCTGGTCGTATGCCTGGCCATATGAACGTGCTATTGGCCGAAGCCGGTATCGACTACGACGCCATGAAGGAAATGGACGAGATAAACGGTGAGTTCAGCCGCTGCGACGTTGCCCTGGTGATTGGCGCTAACGATGTCACCAACCCCGCTGCTAAGGACGATCCGAGCTCCCCGATTTACGGTATGCCGGTTCTTAACGTTGCTGACTCTCACTCTGTGATTGTCTCCAAGCGTTCCATGAACTCCGGCTACGCCGGCATCGATAACCCGCTCTTCTACCTGCCGCAGACCTCCATGCTCTTCGGTGATGCGAAGGACTCTGTAGATGCCATCGTGGAAGAACTGAAGGGTATGTAA
- a CDS encoding esterase/lipase family protein, translating to MFQTTKTLAALIASAAIVASSTTLAAAAPNYQKLPELPSSTVRATTQGHSQPATSIADAILKDGTDPVAPKGVNDWSCKPNPKKPNPVILIHGMSMTANTAWAGFGPVLKDRGYCVYAVNMAKDRDGAMSKVVRDIGGLDFGGLGDIEASATFTAAFINEVMKTTGAKTVDIIGYSEGGTVANLIAHTYGPSFIDNIITLGGINVGINPLGVQDVGAVYAENAEPALVGNILEFGTIAAAQMMTGSPIINSITNPDTLPGITYTNLSTKYDQFTAISTHNPNFQKAVPGATVTNITVQDGCDKDHSDHLTLPYNKRVWAIVLNTLADKKVIEVPCLVAVPALRSIDAK from the coding sequence GTGTTCCAGACCACCAAAACGCTCGCTGCCCTCATAGCCTCCGCCGCCATCGTGGCGAGCTCCACCACCCTTGCCGCAGCAGCTCCCAACTACCAGAAGCTGCCCGAACTACCCTCCAGTACTGTGCGTGCCACCACCCAAGGTCACAGCCAGCCTGCAACCAGCATTGCCGACGCCATCCTCAAAGACGGTACTGATCCGGTTGCGCCTAAGGGTGTCAATGATTGGAGCTGCAAGCCCAACCCCAAGAAGCCCAACCCGGTCATTCTCATCCACGGTATGTCTATGACTGCCAACACCGCCTGGGCTGGGTTCGGTCCCGTGCTCAAAGACCGGGGTTACTGTGTCTACGCCGTAAACATGGCCAAGGATCGGGACGGTGCCATGTCCAAGGTTGTCCGTGACATCGGTGGCCTTGACTTCGGCGGCCTGGGCGACATCGAAGCCTCCGCCACCTTCACCGCCGCCTTTATCAACGAAGTCATGAAGACTACCGGAGCCAAGACAGTCGACATTATCGGCTACTCCGAGGGCGGTACTGTCGCTAACCTCATCGCCCATACCTACGGCCCCAGCTTTATCGACAACATCATCACTTTGGGCGGTATCAATGTCGGCATCAACCCCCTCGGTGTACAGGACGTGGGAGCCGTCTACGCCGAGAATGCTGAACCGGCTCTGGTAGGAAACATTCTGGAATTCGGCACTATCGCCGCTGCCCAGATGATGACCGGCTCACCCATCATCAATTCCATCACCAACCCTGACACCCTCCCCGGCATCACCTACACGAACCTATCCACCAAGTACGACCAGTTCACCGCCATCTCTACCCACAACCCGAACTTCCAGAAGGCTGTGCCGGGTGCCACCGTCACCAACATCACCGTGCAAGACGGCTGCGACAAGGACCACTCCGACCACCTCACCCTGCCCTACAACAAGCGTGTCTGGGCCATCGTGCTGAACACTCTGGCAGACAAGAAAGTTATCGAGGTACCGTGCCTGGTAGCGGTCCCGGCACTGCGGTCTATCGACGCAAAATAA
- a CDS encoding type 1 glutamine amidotransferase, with translation MSTLSNPTPGRDSVIHIGALLPDIMSTYGDDGNALVLRERLRRRGYQAEIVRITLQDEVPSSCDIYTMGGGEDVAQILASQHLRTHRGLFTAVEAGRPLLAICAGVQLLGEWFQVADGSHAEGVGLLDATTVPQATRSIGELVGTPVVEGLTEPLTGFENHMGATVLGPDARPLSRVKYGVGNSVPAGSAVPDTGLVDGVVQGSIVATYMHGPCLARNPQLADYLVAQVLGVPAAELEPLEIPAITLLRKERLAAAKHPFKRTA, from the coding sequence GTGAGTACACTTTCTAACCCCACGCCTGGGCGGGATTCTGTTATTCACATTGGGGCGCTGCTGCCCGACATTATGAGCACCTACGGGGATGACGGCAACGCGCTGGTGCTGCGAGAGCGGTTGCGTCGGCGCGGCTACCAGGCGGAGATTGTTCGCATTACTTTGCAGGATGAGGTGCCGTCTAGCTGCGATATTTACACCATGGGAGGTGGTGAGGACGTCGCCCAGATCCTCGCATCGCAGCATCTACGAACGCACCGTGGGCTTTTTACGGCAGTCGAGGCGGGGCGCCCGCTGCTGGCAATTTGTGCTGGTGTGCAGCTGCTGGGCGAGTGGTTCCAGGTGGCTGACGGGTCCCATGCGGAGGGTGTGGGACTACTAGATGCGACCACTGTTCCACAGGCGACTCGCTCGATCGGCGAGCTGGTGGGTACGCCGGTGGTGGAGGGGCTGACGGAGCCACTCACCGGGTTTGAGAACCATATGGGTGCGACGGTGTTGGGCCCTGATGCGCGCCCGCTGTCCCGCGTGAAGTACGGGGTGGGTAATAGTGTGCCGGCGGGGTCTGCGGTGCCGGATACCGGACTGGTTGATGGCGTGGTGCAGGGCAGCATTGTGGCGACCTACATGCATGGCCCTTGTTTGGCCCGGAACCCCCAGTTGGCGGACTATCTGGTGGCGCAGGTGTTGGGGGTGCCGGCAGCTGAACTGGAGCCGTTGGAGATTCCGGCTATTACGCTGCTCCGTAAAGAGCGGCTGGCGGCGGCTAAGCACCCCTTCAAGCGCACTGCCTAG
- a CDS encoding Mur ligase family protein has translation MTNASLGFRGTLARWSCFAARWASRTLGRGNGGMIGGLVALQVDPNIMSKLAGERMSVVVTGTNGKSTTTRMAATALRTQYTVATNDGGDNMDAGIVSALNQHLDAQTICLEVDEMHVPHVMDAISPTVLVLLNLSRDQLDRVGEINTIERRLRAAVAAHPETIVVANCDDMMMTSVAYDAKNVVWVSTGGSWSNDATTSPRNNSAILHADGDWWAAEPLEDGREFRRPTPDWWVDDDGLHGPDGLSLPMHLRVPGRANRGNAAQAVAAAVNMLVSAEDAVRAAESVDDVAGRYTTLQLDDHEIHLLLAKNPAGWQEALNMVDRTADSLVISVNGQEADGIDLSWLWDVRFENFSDTAVFCSGERGTDLSVRLTYAGVEHELIHDPLEAIRACPPGRVEVLANYTSFRDLFRELRHLTGAGAGTADDPTSRDH, from the coding sequence ATGACGAACGCCTCTCTTGGTTTCCGCGGAACTCTCGCCCGCTGGTCGTGCTTCGCAGCACGCTGGGCGTCACGCACATTGGGACGCGGAAATGGCGGCATGATTGGCGGCCTGGTGGCCCTCCAAGTCGACCCCAACATTATGTCTAAACTTGCAGGTGAACGCATGTCTGTGGTGGTGACGGGGACGAACGGAAAGTCCACCACCACCCGCATGGCAGCCACCGCACTGCGCACCCAGTACACAGTGGCCACCAACGATGGTGGTGACAATATGGACGCCGGCATCGTGAGCGCGCTCAACCAGCATCTCGATGCCCAAACCATCTGTCTAGAAGTGGACGAAATGCACGTCCCCCATGTGATGGATGCCATATCCCCCACCGTGCTGGTGTTGCTGAATCTCTCCCGCGACCAGCTGGACCGGGTAGGCGAAATCAACACTATTGAGCGCCGCCTGCGGGCCGCCGTCGCCGCCCACCCCGAGACCATCGTCGTCGCCAACTGTGACGACATGATGATGACCTCCGTCGCCTACGACGCCAAGAATGTCGTGTGGGTCAGCACCGGAGGCAGCTGGTCAAACGATGCCACCACCAGCCCCCGCAACAATTCCGCTATTCTGCATGCGGATGGTGACTGGTGGGCGGCCGAACCTCTGGAGGACGGCCGCGAATTTCGCCGCCCCACCCCGGACTGGTGGGTGGATGACGATGGCTTGCACGGCCCCGACGGACTCTCCCTGCCCATGCATCTGCGGGTACCCGGCCGCGCTAATCGCGGAAATGCCGCCCAGGCGGTTGCGGCTGCCGTCAACATGCTGGTGAGCGCCGAGGATGCGGTGCGTGCCGCGGAGTCGGTGGATGATGTGGCCGGCCGCTACACTACCCTCCAGCTCGACGACCACGAGATCCACCTGTTGTTGGCGAAGAATCCGGCAGGCTGGCAGGAAGCTCTCAATATGGTGGACCGTACCGCCGACTCGCTGGTCATCTCCGTGAACGGGCAGGAGGCGGACGGCATTGATCTCAGCTGGCTGTGGGATGTGCGCTTCGAGAACTTCTCCGATACCGCCGTGTTCTGCTCCGGCGAACGTGGCACCGACCTGTCAGTGCGGTTGACCTATGCAGGTGTGGAGCATGAGCTGATCCACGACCCTTTGGAGGCGATCCGCGCTTGCCCGCCAGGCCGCGTGGAGGTATTGGCAAACTATACGTCGTTCCGCGATCTGTTCCGCGAACTCCGTCACCTAACGGGAGCTGGGGCAGGTACCGCCGACGATCCGACCTCACGGGACCACTAG
- a CDS encoding aspartate:alanine exchanger family transporter yields MSAVIGWFAEQPLLVLMIIMALGFFVGRIRIGSFSLGVAAVLFVGLIISAIFTNYGHPIQQLHIVWVMGLTLFVYTIGLASGSAFFRALRTKGLGLNLLIIVLVLSSAGFTIGMVALFKMEPIISAGMYTGALTNTPALAAVSNALPSLADSAAVKAAGSVDAAQSLPTVGYALSYPLGVLASIAAFALFQKVFHINHQEEAVRAGVAAVPIFTRNILVTRDDATRIADLNSRIGHHIIVSRMLTPDAYEIDPHLLDEKGYPEEVSIDAGKMRIASVRDVIEKGMIVCVTGTQDALDAATEFLGEDSHVDLAYYDVTSGLRRIFVSNPNVVGVKLGKLGLQRKHGILITRIRRGDIDMVATDDSRLELGDRVRVVTSKENLTQAARILGDSYKSLSEIDVLTFAVGITLGLLVGKIPVPIPGGGVLELGSAGGPLIVGLILGALGRTGPIVWRIPYSSNLTIRQFGITLFLAGIGANAGGDFLKAVTNPASLTVIAVGGVITFLLTSLTLVIVYKGFKLPYGTAMGVAAGLFTQPATLGYANDQTNNDLPNTGYSTVYPMSMIVKIVVAQVLIILMVKMGLGA; encoded by the coding sequence GTGTCCGCTGTTATCGGGTGGTTCGCGGAACAGCCCTTGCTTGTGCTCATGATCATTATGGCACTGGGGTTTTTTGTTGGCCGCATTCGCATTGGTTCGTTCTCCCTCGGTGTCGCCGCAGTACTCTTCGTCGGCCTCATCATCTCCGCCATTTTTACCAACTACGGGCACCCCATCCAGCAGCTTCACATCGTCTGGGTAATGGGTCTCACGCTCTTCGTCTACACTATCGGCCTGGCCTCCGGCTCCGCCTTCTTCCGGGCCCTTCGCACCAAAGGCCTCGGCCTTAACCTGCTCATCATCGTCCTCGTGCTGAGCAGTGCCGGCTTCACCATCGGGATGGTGGCGCTCTTCAAGATGGAACCCATCATCTCCGCCGGTATGTACACGGGTGCCCTTACCAACACTCCCGCGCTGGCTGCCGTCTCCAACGCCCTTCCCAGCTTGGCGGACTCCGCTGCGGTGAAGGCCGCAGGCAGTGTGGATGCGGCACAAAGCCTCCCCACCGTGGGTTACGCCCTGTCCTATCCACTGGGCGTACTGGCCTCCATTGCCGCCTTTGCCCTTTTCCAGAAGGTGTTCCACATTAACCACCAGGAGGAAGCGGTGCGTGCGGGCGTGGCGGCCGTACCCATCTTCACCCGCAATATTCTGGTCACCCGCGATGATGCTACCCGCATAGCGGACCTCAACTCTCGCATTGGCCACCACATCATCGTCTCTCGCATGCTCACTCCGGACGCCTACGAGATCGACCCGCACCTGCTGGACGAGAAAGGCTACCCGGAGGAAGTAAGCATCGACGCCGGTAAGATGCGTATCGCCTCGGTGCGTGATGTTATCGAGAAGGGCATGATTGTGTGCGTCACCGGTACACAGGACGCCCTCGACGCGGCCACCGAATTCCTCGGCGAAGACTCCCACGTGGACCTGGCCTACTACGATGTCACTTCCGGTCTGCGCCGCATCTTCGTCTCCAACCCCAATGTGGTGGGTGTGAAGCTGGGCAAGTTGGGGCTGCAGCGTAAGCACGGCATCCTCATTACCCGTATTCGCCGTGGCGACATCGACATGGTGGCGACGGATGATTCCCGCCTAGAGCTGGGCGATCGTGTACGCGTTGTCACCAGCAAAGAGAATCTCACCCAGGCCGCTCGTATCCTCGGCGATTCCTACAAGAGTCTCTCTGAGATCGACGTCCTCACCTTTGCGGTGGGTATTACCCTCGGTCTGCTGGTGGGCAAGATTCCTGTCCCCATTCCCGGTGGCGGTGTCCTGGAGCTGGGTTCGGCGGGTGGCCCGCTTATCGTTGGCCTCATTCTGGGTGCCCTGGGTCGGACTGGCCCCATTGTGTGGCGTATTCCCTACTCCTCTAACCTCACCATTCGACAGTTCGGCATTACCCTCTTCCTGGCAGGTATTGGCGCAAACGCCGGTGGCGACTTCCTCAAAGCGGTGACGAACCCGGCGTCTCTGACAGTGATTGCCGTGGGTGGTGTTATTACCTTCTTGCTGACGTCGTTGACGCTGGTCATTGTCTACAAGGGCTTCAAGTTGCCCTATGGTACGGCGATGGGTGTGGCGGCAGGCCTCTTTACCCAGCCGGCAACGTTGGGTTATGCCAACGACCAGACGAATAATGATCTGCCGAACACTGGCTACTCGACGGTCTACCCGATGTCGATGATCGTCAAGATTGTGGTGGCGCAGGTGCTTATTATCCTCATGGTGAAGATGGGGTTGGGTGCCTAG
- a CDS encoding alpha/beta hydrolase-fold protein, with translation MKWETFFTQELPNYLWRTFGIPPRPRNAIALGVSMGGAGGASMMYRHPEVYRAGYFLSGFYNFTSPLGRTALGVISGLSGNTGHDMWAYDDYSAHSPTELADRTSLFHTRFVASTGVLDLSNGEINHKVGDNLLRLYGGTWLEAGMSVSLSQFRMVVKKKDPQALRDGKATFVIYPTGVHFWNLWRRDMYDEGGLQDILRRSGVRFVPIANPAQLQDPFTRSTTPKAKDTPTSVEKPNPAA, from the coding sequence ATCAAGTGGGAAACGTTCTTCACCCAAGAACTCCCCAACTACCTGTGGCGCACCTTCGGTATTCCCCCACGTCCCCGTAACGCCATAGCACTCGGCGTCAGTATGGGTGGCGCAGGCGGGGCTAGCATGATGTACCGGCATCCTGAGGTGTACCGCGCTGGCTACTTTCTGAGCGGCTTTTACAATTTCACCTCACCGCTGGGGCGTACTGCCCTCGGGGTAATTAGCGGACTCAGCGGCAACACCGGACACGACATGTGGGCTTACGACGACTACTCCGCGCATTCCCCCACTGAACTTGCAGACCGGACATCCCTCTTCCACACACGTTTCGTCGCCAGCACAGGAGTACTCGACCTCTCGAATGGAGAGATCAACCACAAAGTTGGCGACAACCTGCTGCGCCTCTACGGTGGTACCTGGTTGGAAGCCGGAATGAGTGTCTCCCTGTCACAGTTCCGTATGGTGGTGAAGAAGAAGGACCCGCAGGCGCTGCGCGATGGAAAAGCCACATTCGTTATCTACCCCACCGGAGTGCACTTCTGGAACTTGTGGCGGCGGGACATGTATGACGAGGGCGGCCTGCAGGACATTCTGCGCCGCAGTGGGGTGCGGTTCGTGCCGATAGCCAACCCAGCACAGCTGCAGGACCCTTTCACCCGGTCGACCACGCCGAAGGCGAAAGACACACCCACATCCGTGGAGAAGCCCAACCCCGCGGCTTAG
- a CDS encoding trypsin-like serine protease, which produces MKSTALPAVAAAALLTVSAAVGTAPNATAINTSTVAPNLPYVTKVISHGALCTGTLISPSWVLTAAHCVRNGNTVTGTVSFGNKATNTVGFTGAYQHSKWDVALIHLHEPQVGRPFALLSPAPAIEKTFGHTYGWGKGRFPLREGNAQVVGHYDGAHGKMFITYTERGKQEPGDSGGPFMQGPFLVGVLSSIGGATTKTIRANYVEIVHLWPWITATLARWSPLFCKYRTPSFTSFVERTARCTLNTPTPHSPQHLLSSSPEPPSSASPLRPMAHHSPSTPRNLAAPAPAG; this is translated from the coding sequence ATGAAATCAACCGCTCTTCCCGCAGTCGCCGCTGCGGCGCTCCTCACCGTGAGTGCCGCAGTAGGCACTGCTCCCAACGCCACTGCTATCAACACCAGCACCGTCGCCCCCAATCTGCCCTACGTCACCAAAGTGATCTCCCATGGAGCACTCTGCACCGGCACCCTCATCTCCCCCTCCTGGGTGCTCACCGCCGCCCATTGCGTCCGCAACGGAAATACGGTGACTGGCACCGTCAGCTTCGGAAATAAAGCCACCAACACTGTCGGCTTCACCGGCGCCTACCAGCACAGTAAATGGGACGTCGCCCTTATACATCTCCATGAACCACAGGTTGGACGTCCCTTCGCGCTCCTGTCCCCCGCCCCCGCCATCGAGAAAACCTTCGGACACACCTACGGATGGGGCAAAGGCCGCTTCCCACTGCGCGAAGGCAATGCCCAAGTAGTGGGCCACTACGACGGAGCGCACGGAAAAATGTTTATCACCTACACCGAACGGGGAAAACAAGAACCGGGCGATTCCGGCGGCCCCTTCATGCAAGGCCCATTCCTTGTAGGCGTACTGTCCTCCATCGGTGGAGCCACTACGAAAACAATCAGAGCGAACTATGTTGAAATCGTGCACCTCTGGCCGTGGATTACCGCCACTCTCGCCCGCTGGAGCCCCCTTTTCTGCAAGTACAGAACGCCCAGCTTCACCAGCTTCGTAGAAAGGACAGCACGATGTACTCTCAACACGCCCACCCCGCACTCGCCACAGCACTTACTCTCGTCCTCACCGGAACCTCCCTCATCAGCCTCCCCACTCCGGCCGATGGCGCACCACTCACCTAGCACTCCCAGAAACTTGGCCGCTCCTGCACCCGCTGGATAA